In Ananas comosus cultivar F153 linkage group 10, ASM154086v1, whole genome shotgun sequence, the sequence TCTAGATTGAAGCACCCACCTGAACTGGAGAAGAGCCTAACACCCGAGGCTCGCAGGAACGTCGACTAGACCTACGAAAGACCCACCAAGTCAAGGTTCATCGAGCCGACTCAACAACACTAAACTCACAATCCCGAAATTGCCGAAATTTTCGGAAAGTCCACCGGAACCATTCCGAACTCAAGGAAGTACCCCGGAAGGTACCAATAAGCAACCAAAGTCACCCATTGTTCGTAAAGACACCAATTTAGGTGGTTTAACAGCAAATATAAGTTAGGTTGAATAAAAACATAAACGCACCCGTAAAGACAACCGGGTTCCCGAAAATGCCGCTTTCAGCACTAGAACCCTTCATCGCTTATTTGATGTCTCTGAAACTTCGGGACGACAAGGAAAACCAGCCGACAAGTCTCAGCGACAAAACTAGGGCATCCACAAACCCACCAAGTGAGCCCCACATCGATAAACACGTTATGCCGACAATTTCGTCGGAAATATGCTCTGAAACACGATTCGATCACGCGAGAACGTCGAAGGCTTGGATTCAGTCCAGAGGGTCACATGAGGTGGTCTTACGCTGCCCGAGGTAGCCCATGCTGTCACAATTGCATGGAGGCCCTCAAACAATACTCAAATAGCATAAACTCATGAATTTACCCACTAAAAAGGCATCATAACCGCGATTGCACGATTTCGAGATCAATCGAGGGCACCAAGAGCAAGGTCTCATCGCAGCGAAGCCCATGCTCCCTGTTCGAGGCATCAAAAACAGCCGCAGAGCACACAGGGCCCAATAATGAAGCTAGAATATAATGCCCAAAGGTGCGACATCGCCGTAACAGCGAAACGAAGCCTTCACGACAGAAACTGAGGTGAGCATGACGATCAGTGATGAGTTACGATCATCGTGATCCCTTCTGGAAAGATCGGGAGGCCTTGGGTTGCTCGGAACAGTGAGCAACCCAAGAAATACCCTATTTcaggcttggccggagcaagcttgctctgGCCGGTTGCCGGCGGCCGGCGGTGGGCGTGCGGCCCAAGGGTGAGTTCGGAGGGGCAGGGGAGTAGAGTGCTCACCTTGGCCGACGACGGGGAGCAACGTGGAGGAAGCTCGGACTCACCCGAGTTAAGGCTCCGGCTGGGGTGCTTCTTTCAGCGACGGCGGCGACCGGGGAGGCAAGCGGCCGCAACGGCGCGTCCCTCGCGACCGaatggaggcggcggcggcactcACGGGCGGTAGAGGCGACGCCATGCAAGCTGCGGAGCTGCCTCTGCCAGGGATGGCCCGAGGAGCACagcagggcggcggcggcgctcggctGCTACAGGGGTCGTCGGGGTGCGACGGTCGATATCCAAAGGTGCCGGAGATGGCATCCGCAAGGTAAGGCCTTCCCCTCAAGGTTGCTTGTGCTCGGGGAGGAGAGAAAAGGGAAAGAGAGGCTGAGAGaggagtgaggggagaaggtgGCCGGACTGGGCTAGCTGGAAAGGGCTCGCTTGCGGCTGAGGGGGCGCGCGGTGTGGTCAGGGAAGGGAGAGGAGGTGGCTAGGGCTCGGGGTGGACAAGgtaagctagggttagggtttgccaAAGAAGAAACCTTAATGCAACTTATATATAAAGGTGTACAATTGCATGAAACCCCTTGTATGATTCAAATTCCACCCCAAGTCCTTCAGGGCGTGTGTAAAATGCGGCAACGCACCTCCACTTGCGATCTCTTGCAATTCCATACATAAAATATAGCGACTTTCGCAAAAAGATTCAAAAATGCAATATCGACCTACCGTCGAACAACGTGCGATTTCGGACGATCGGTTCATCAGATTTACGAATGGATCATGCTAGCACTTCCGGCACTGCCAGACCTTCAAACCTGCGATTTTGTTTCGCCTGAATCGATTCCCAATCGCGACAAAAGCCAGCTCTCTCTAGTTCCACATATaaaatacctatatatatatataattcgaattagaaatcaaacttcaaattcaaattataaggTACGTATTACATCATCCCCTCCTTAcaagaagtttcgtcctcgaaacttaatcaCTTAGCTCCCCTAAACAACTGAGGATACCGCTCCCACATAGCCGTCTCAAGCTCCCATGTAGCCTCACGCTTCTCGTGGTTTTCCTActgaaccttcacatacggaatactCCGATTCCGCAGCTGCTTCACCTCACGTACTAAAATCCGCAACAGAGCCTCATCAAAGCTGAGGTCCTCCCTTAGCTGAACTGTCGTCGAACTTATGACGTAGGACGGATCtggaatatactttcgaagcaTGGACATGTGGAAAACATTGTGCATTCAAGCGACGCTCGGGAGAAGagccaacgaattattattactaactggacttaaatattttggacatGTGGTTTGAACCCAATGATTATTATTCCTAACGAATCGGGTCGTCACAATAACATTTGAGTTGCAAGCCTATCAGTTAAGTGACATCCATACGAACGTCTTTGGCTAGAATAAATTGTTTGATATCAGTGGGAGAATATTTTTTCCAGTAGCATGATATCTGATCTGAATGTCTAATCATGATAGCTTCATATAAGATAAGCCGGATAGCCACAATGGACAGCTCGAAGATTCTATTATGCTGTAAGTCAAATTCTTATCCTTAAATTCCAGTCAATTCTGCACTACTTGTTCTATGAGGCACCATTCAAGTCAACTAAGGCGGCTTCTAGTTAGGTTAAAACCCAAAATCAAGCCTCTCAAACTATCAATTCATAATTTTCCACTCTGATTTGTCAAACTTGATTTTCACACCTGCATAGGCCAGGACACGTCTATCACTTCCCCTTCAAAGACGCTTAGTGAAGGAAAAGAGCGCAAATTTGCAGTGGCGTTGCTCTATAAAATGCTGTAGAAATTACCTTATTTGCGTTCTCATAATTAACCAGCTCTGACGACATGGGCCGCACCAGGCTCTCCATGGCTCCTTTTCTTGTGCTATCAGGTActactctctctttcctctttgtaacaaatattcaaatatatcGCGACAAATGCGAGGAGACTCCCCCAACAATATAATAGGCCATTGTGAAATTGAGCTAAAACttaatattttctaatttacACTCCCTCGACTATCGTTTCTGCTGATTTGGGTTATCTTAGTTAATTAAGCTGTGGATTTTATTAAACTACTCAATGATTCTGCCAAATTTTGCACCTTTACCTACGTACTTTTCAGCCGAAAAGTGTGAGTTTTTTTAGTAACTAATGATCAATGGCTAACAAAGAGATTAATCTTCGGAAATCTCTAATTCAACTAACTAAAATAGCTCAAATTAAAGCAAATAAGAGTTGAGATCTgaacccaaaaaaaatgaaaaaaaagagaaactagCGCTTAGCAggttatttcaaaatggcctaaagttgaggggtcttgtTATATCAAAAAAGTAACTGTTTACGTCGTCTATGGTTAATTGGTTTTTGAAACCAAACAGGAATTATTCTCCTGGTGGGACTCTTTCAGAGCAGCGCAAAAGCCGTTGCCTGCCCACAGTATTGCCTGGACGTCAGCTATGTGACTTGCACTTCATCTGGTGAAGAAAGGCTGCCTGCTAGGTGCAACTGCTGCTTGGCTGGCAAGGGCTGCACTCTTCATCTCTCTGATGGCTCTCAAATGACCTGCTCTTAAGAGTGAGTTCACTATATTATGCAACGTTTATCTATTTGCTATTCTTTGATGTGAGAATGGTGTGACCCATATATCTGGCGCCAGTTTACCATGCATGCAGAAATACATATTCGTTCTCTGAGTCCTCGCGACATTTGTTAGTGTATATCTACGATCTTTTGTTGTGTACTTTGATTATGTTCTTGATGTGGAGTGTTCTTCGCATTACCGAGTGGTCATGGCTCGTCGTATGTTTGTCGACCACCAAGACCCATGCCGCTGTGCTCTAAGCTTGTGCCAACTGTTGgtgaaaactcaaaaatttaaagtttgaattttattctatttgaattttgaattatcaTTTAATATTCATtgatatttattatcttatttatttatttatttatttaatttcttagtGAGAAAGGAACTGACGGAATATTTCCGTTCTGTTTCTTGCGCCAAAAGGAACTCGTTCCGTTGTCTAGTTCCGCTTCTTTCTCGTAAGAAAAAGAGCGTGaattctctttccctttcttcgNttaatatgtaaaatttaaaatagtttatcaAATCATATATATCCGAGGAAAAAAGTTGATTTCAATAATTAAAGTGATAGTTTTATCAACGCACAAAATGTATAATATTAGAATTATCCGAATGAGACTATAAATAAAAGGGTACGGATCAATagttttaatcttttctttttttttatcaaaaaatataaaatttcagaatattttaaaatatataggtTAGTTTTACTGTTGTATTAATAGGTTTAATTTTCAAATCCGCGCAAATACGTTTTATAGATTTCTAACCCCAATACCCCCTATAACAGGCGAACGAGACTACGAATATCCATGGTTCAACGCAATACCTCTATCGTGTCCCTGGTAAATATGTAAAATGGAATGCGAGCTTCGGCGCGCTCAAGTGGAGTTACGTGGCAGAGGCGGGGCGGGgcaggggagaggaggaggaggcgccggagaaggggaggaggaggaggaggaggaggagagtggGGAAGAAGGAGGAGCGGGGATTCGGGAGCAGcagcggcgggggcggcgccgcGGGGGCGGGGAAGGTGCGCGAGAGATGCGGCTCGGGGAGGGGCCCCGGGGAGCGCGCAGcctcgcggcgccgccgccgccgccgcctccacccCAAGAAGCGCCTCCTCCCCCAGAGCACCCTCAGCGAGCCCCAGAGCCTCGCGGAGGCTGCACGAGAGCTCCCGCGGCGGGAAGCATCCGGGAGGAATCAAGTCCACGAGCACGACAGGAACGCACCAGACAGTTCACAAGCTGCTTTACGGCTCGAAGCTTGTGAGTTGGCTGGTTGGGAGAACCTAATAATAATGACAAACAATAATGAAAAAAGCTATTgtacaattataaaaaaaatagctgtGCGAAGAGATGAAAATAACAAAACTAAACTCTATAAGCGTAGTTTAATTACTAAGATAATTTAAATTACCGAGACGTACCAAAAGATTCTACAACTTCAACACTAAAAACAGTAGTTAATTGATAGCGATCGATTGCTTTTGGCAACCaaatttgttttttgtttttcaccTTTACATCTCTGGAATAGACTTGATATCCCGTAAAATTATACGCTTGCCCTTTTGATCATATAAACTAAGTAAAATAAGTCAATCATCTTTAAAAATACAACGAAACATAAACGTGGAGAATCTTTAGAGGGTTAAAGTCAACATATACGAATACTTGAACcatatttagaatttttccgACATTTAAAACAACGTAACATCCGACGAACGTAAGGAACATATGAATTTCCTTCGCTACACTAATAGCGACGCCTCTGTCCATCGCCGTTCTGCGTGCCTATGGAGCACGGCAACTAACTGTTTGACACACGACGAAGACGAGGGTCCCTTCATCGTCTACAAAAACTCTCCTGAAGAGCCAGGTTACTATAGAAAGAACACGAAACAGGCTTACACTACGACACACTCGTCCACCATGTTTACCGATTGAGAGACGAGCTACTTAGACCGCTCAGCGAACATTCTCAACGACGTCAAACACCTGTCTTCCAAACTAAGTGACACTTTACGAAAGATACTAGTTCGCATCTTACACCTCAATTATGACAACAATATTAGTAGTATCTAAAGTAAGTTTTATATACCAAAACGCACCAAGGCAAGAACTTCAAGTTTACTGATTCTTTATCACTTTTGTACCACTATTACACCAACCAGCGAACAACGAATTCGGAGTTGAATTTTGAATCCTCCGAAATTTTCACAGTCGACCACGGTATAAACAACTACATTCCTAGAATACAGAATGATCAGTATATACTCAAAGTCCTGTACAAACCGACTCGACTTCGAAGACGTTTTTAAGATAAACTCATTTTAACAGGTTTTATTCGTGACTAATAAAGAAGTAATAAAGGAGATGACGAAGAACAACGGGTCTACATCTGTAAATCCTATCATCTTCGAGTAAAATCGAAGGGAATGGTTTTACAGATCTGATAAAAGATGAGTTTTCGTAGTAAAGATTCTCGAAAACGTCAACCCAAATCTCTGTGGCAAGATCTTCACTGTTATTCGTTCGAGAATTAAACCAAATACCAACTGACTCCGATCAAAAGTCCCAACTATTTTAGAGTAGAACCCCGGATTGGTCGATTAAGAACTCCGACTAGAATAAAACTGCCGATCGTGAGGCATACACTATTAGTAAACATAAAACATAAAGATCTGGATTATATAAACTTGATAACCGGACGTCCCTACCGGCCAATATGTCGGGTTGTAAGAACATAGATGAGGTCGACGAGAAAACTTAATAGAAAAACTCAAGCTGGGTCTTTTCTTCGCCGCCCTTTCAAAAAACGCGTCACATTTTAAACACCATTAATGGAAGAAGCTTGACAATATTGAACGAATTTAAACCGTACTATGCCACCTTGAAAATAGGATAATAAGTCGAGACAGTTTCGTAGACATCCTTTGAAGAGATCATCAAAGTCTAACATTATGTCTTTAACGGAAAGGATCgtttaaaatatgtaaaaaagtTCCCTTGATACACGCACTGATAGTAATAAGATGTCGATGGTATTTGTGTTATTACTAGTACTAAAAGTGTGTCCAGAAACTGCTTCGACTGTACGACGAAACACCCTCAAAAGTTTTAGTCTAGTAAGCAGAGTAATTGTACAAAGCAAAACTACTCTTTGAACACAGATTCTACCTTTCAAGACGTCTTCTGCAAAGTCATCTACTCTTACTATTTTTAGTACCACTTGAATTAAAACTTCTGTTACTTGAATTGTCACTAACACTCCTACGTCTTCGACTAGAACTCCTACGGGATCTTTTAAAACGATGTCTCCTCTTGTTTCAACTTTGTTGATCGCATTCCCTAACCTCCTCCCAATCTTTTCAGATATTCGCGTCATTCGTCATAGAGAAACAACGACGATGGGAAGGTGTCTCACCGTTTTTCTGACGTCCGCCACAAGACTTCTCTTACAAAGGACTACGGTAAACCCAGTCGCCGTCAATAGACGTAGCTGTATTGGGATCCAACCGTGGAAAAAGGTCaataagaaagaatatatgACAACGTGGATAAACTGTACCGTCACGGTTGTGGTCCCGGTACCATTAGGATAGGAACGCTTACTAAGATAGTTGTAGAAAAAACACAATAGAGAAGAGAACTTACCAATATATACGAACGCTACTATGCGACGTCGTAGAATGATATCATACTATATAGGACTTACGTATATCTATACGAATCGAGCTACACCGAAAGACGGTAAACgcaatatatatgaaaagaataAAAGGTAGAAGTATAAAATGGACTAAAGATAGAATGACAAAGAAAGAGTCTAACCTTGTTTCTACCTATCTCCAGTGTCGACTATGTGTTCATCTACGAGAAGACCTACGACACTTTGTATCAATATTACGACTTGTGTTACTTAAGTCATGGTCAGGTTCAGCCTGTTACCACAAGAGGTTATGTCATCTACGACGAGTTAGTCACCGATTCTATAACGTCTCTCAACCGTAAGTCACGAAAAACATGGTGTCTCTCTCGAGGGACCTTCTTGCCCGCATATTGGATGTTCGAAAGGCTCTTTTACCACCTCACGAACACACGTGCCTACGACGGCGCGCACCGAACCTGTATGGGTTATAAAGCGTACAATATGTCCATTGCATAAAAAATACCTATCCTCTAAAATCAGTACcaaatatattttagatatcTGTTAACATTTTAGACCTTAAAAGTGCTTGACAATAGTGATTAACAAACATAGTACAAAGGAGAGATTTCATATACGGTAGATTCTTAAAAAGAGAAAGGGAATTAGACCGTATGTGAGAAGGGAAATGAATTTCCGCCTCAAACGTTGGAGACGACAGCTGAAGAACGTATCTCAACCAGCTTGTCGTTCTCGGCCGGTTAGACCCTATCAGTGTTCGAACATATGCTTTCGGTTGTCCCTAGAGCACTTACGACAAGCACTCCGTCTCCTTGACCCAGCTGGACACCATTAAAAATAGACTTTAAGGTAAAGgagtataattaataacaaagGATTAATACCTCAGACTTAttgctaaaagaaaaaaaaaaactttacctCCCCCTTTTTTTACCTTCTATAAAGGACAAGTTAAGTGCAACAGATACAATCTTATAAATTGATACATAACTAGTCTACTATtaggaaaatagaaaatatgtaATAATACAGGAAAATTACAGTTAACAAAGATACGAATGTCCTCGTTCGTAAATCGTCCTTTTCCTCAAAGGCTTTATTCGAATTCTTCTTTCCATGCGATAGCTTTGTAAGGTTACAACGCTTGTATAACTCTTTAATAACGAACGTGCACTACGTGGTGCAGTCGTGGGAAAGACGGTTAAGTACAATACAACAATAGCTGTCCAGCTTCACTCCGACTTCTATTTGGATTTCAGGGTTGTATCAAACCTAGCTCTGCTTCCGccaagtttaaaaaaaaaacgggGAAGAATTACACAAAGAGTAGAATTTTAAAACTGATACTTACAAGGACATATTCACCAATACATTGGAAGTGAACATAAATCTAGAGGACCAGAACCTAGttcaaagattttttttcttttttttttcttctgtacAAACTTGATAGTATACACCTTACGTAATAACGAATACAACTACAATATGTACACTATAATGACTCCATaggtcaaaaaaataaaattaaaaaacccCGTAACGAACATACATAGTCATATATGAGATCGTATCCGAAACAACAACGTGACCTGTACAAACTGTAAAACCCCTTAGTTTAACATTGACCTAAGATAGATACTATTAAACATTAAATGGAGGAATAAACATTTAAAAGAATAAGATACCTTGATCTTTCTCGACTACAATGTTTAGAAAACTAGAAATTTTTTACCGATTTAATGTCTTTTAGAGGGACGTTATTGGGCAAAAAAGTGAAAGGGAAGGACTGTAAATTTTTGGATGTGAAACAGGGGGACATTTTACTTTTTACAAGTGTCCCTCAATGCCACACATTTTACTGGTAAAACGGGGAACGGTAACAGCAAAAGAAAGGGTAGAAGGAGTCGGCAGGGAAACAAGCTGGCGCTAAGGGTGGAGTTAGCCGGCGCTAAAAAGAGGTAAAGAAAGACGTGGACGAAGGGAAGAGGAGGACGTGGCAGTGGCGGGAGCTAAAGCCGCTGTCATCCTCTTTTGGTTCCACCCGTTGTCATCCTCTTCTCGTTTCTTTCGCTTCCGCTCCGCTGCCTCCTGCCGCTTCCCCTACACCGACTCCCGCTCCGTCACCTCCTGCCGCTCCGCCGatccgccgctccgccgccgctccaCCGCTCGGCCTCCCTCAGCTTCGTTGTCCCTCTACCGTCTCCCCATAAAAGCcgtatttttatataaaaaattgccTCAGAACTGCTTTGAGATTGCCATCCCCCACTTCAcgtgtaaaaaataaaatgtccCCCCGTTTCATATCCAAAAATTTACAGTCTCTTCCTTTCACTTTTTCGCCCAATAATGTTCTCTCAAAAGACATTAAAtcgaaattttttatatatttttctacctTTTTGTAAGTCACACCTTATTCCCTACAGGTACGGACTGTAAAGCCAAAACTTTTGGGAGAGACTTAGGCTGAGATAACTAACTGTAGGAGCACACCTTCCTACATAAACGTCTCTGtctttttttcagattttatgtCTTTTGACattatacttataaataaaaaaaaaataaaaaagggagattaaaaatttttaaatataaaattggtaAGTGTTTAAAATTTAACTGCATAAATTGGGGGAAAGGCAGtaataaaacagaaaaaaaatatgaaatatgatttttatttgagCTCTTGCTGTCTTTGTATAATCAAAAAATCCGACGCAAACCAAGCCCATATTTATTCTTGACGATCAAGATCCCTTTCCATGTTCAAGTCCATATTCGTCCTTGATCTGGTTAAAACACAAACCTACTTTTAACTCAACAAGGATCCTTATTCCATTTATCACAAACCTACCAATCTAACCTTGTTCTCCTTATTCTcaatattaaactttaattttaatataatacattaattatcattatttttataatgaattttttttgttctttaattaataattattaattaatatttattattaattattattattaattaatatttattattaattattattattaattaatatttattatttaattattatacctactagattaattattattattattaataataattaataattatttattattattaataattaataagaataattaattaatatttattat encodes:
- the LOC109716733 gene encoding uncharacterized protein LOC109716733, which codes for MGRTRLSMAPFLVLSGIILLVGLFQSSAKAVACPQYCLDVSYVTCTSSGEERLPARCNCCLAGKGCTLHLSDGSQMTCS